gaGGTCTCTGTGGGGCTTTTGAaggccaacccggatactcctgGGCAATATAAAAAgtactgtaacggctagttttgggggggctgggtttaaataccccccccctccccctttcATTCATTGCTGTTGAACCAACTCAAGACAAAAGACTTTATAGCCTCTTCAGAGCCCTCacactcctctagtgcattaattctagcaaggatttgagagtgtGGGATgaaaagtgagattgagtgctagtgagattaaatccatcttttgagcacttgttTTTTTCATCAAGCCGTCGACTTGCATtcattactcttggagctccgagctcctagacggttaggcatcacccggagagcacccaagcttgtggagtgcctcgggaagtttgtgaaggtcatccttgcctccgcaagggaagaggaatGTTGAGTAAGCCTTgggctcgatctttgtggtcgctcggtgaggataagggttgagagagacccaactctttgtgagcacctcaataGAGACGTAGGATTGTTGGATCCAAACTTTTAGAAATAAATACTTGTCttctttattttcttgcatactttcttgttctagttgatcttttgggcgatttgccccaatctacttgtttgtgagtTTATGACCACAAATggttgttgaaaagaagctcatacatcaattagaacatgtggtaactcatagactcaactagattcACTTAAATATTCATAGTTTTTGATTTCCTATTATTTTCGGACTATCCGGAcccacccggagtatccagatccTGTACAACTCGAAGTCTCCcgattgacccggagtatctggattcTGTAATCCGttgtgaagttttaaatttcaggaaatacctattcacctcccctctagACGATATCACGTAcatttaattggtatcagaacctAACCTGCTACAAGACTTCACTATTTGTAGGATTTGAATATATCGGCATCCGGGGAGAAAAGTCCGAAGAGCCCGACGAGTCCAAAAGGTGATGTTTTGACATtgggtaatggtaaaggaaagagAGTCGCAATCgagttcaattatgataaattgaatgctTCCAATTCTTATATTGCCGTGCCATCTAAGCGTGCGCCATATTTTGATGGAACGCACTATGCTGTTTGGAGTCACAAAATGAAATTAGATTTAATATcccttcatccaagtatttggaagattattTGCACAGGTTTTACGTTCccggatgaagacaaagagctcACTCCCTATCAAAAGCAAAATCTACACTGTACTGCACAAGTCGTAAGTGTGTTGCTTGGTGCTTTGAGCCCCGAGGAGTTTAAtgaggtggatgggcttgaagAAGCCAAAATAATATGAGACACACTTCAAGTCACATATGAAAGCACCACAAGTATGAGAGAATCTaagatagagttgcttgaaggTAAATTAGAAAGATTTATTATGGAGGATAATGAAACCCCTCAAGTTGGAAGATGCACTTGGTGATCCGAATTAGAAGGTAGCCACGCAAGAAGAGCTCAATAACttccaaaagaaatgaagtttggtcattggtggaaagaccaaatcAAAACGTGATTGGCACCAAATACGTCTTTTggaacaaacaagatgagaacgagATCGTTACaagaaacaaggcaaggttggttgctcaaggcttcacgtAAATAGAAGCTTtgaattttggtgagacttatgctctcGTAGCTAGGCTTAaatcaattcgtatattacttgcctatgctactcatcATGATTTCGAGTTGTATAAAATAGATGTGAAGAGCGCTTTTCTCAATGGACCAATATCCGAATTGGTATTTATGGAGTAATCACCTGGATTTGAAGATCACAAGTTTCCAAACCATGTATTCAAACTCCATAAGACGCTcgatgggcttaagcaagcacctagagtatggtatgaatgacttagggattttcttatcaagaaaggttttgaaataggcaaagttgattctactcttttcactaaaaatattaataatgatttatttgtttgtcaaacatatgtcgatgatattatatttagcTCTACTAATaaatattttgtgaagagtttagtaggatcatgacaaagagATTTGAAATATTAATGATGGGCGAATTAaagttctttctaggatttcaaattaaGCACCTCAAAGAAGGAACGTTCATATGTCAAActaagtatatcaaagacatgctcaagaaatttacatggagaatgccaagccaatcaagaccccaaTGCAAGCTAATAGACATCTCGACCTAAATAAAGATGGCaaggccgtggatcaaaaggtatatcactCAATGATTGGTTTTTtgctttacctttgtgcatctatgactgatattatgcttagtgtgtgcatgcgTGCAAGATTTCAAGTCACTCCAAAAGAGTGTTatttagtggccgttaagaggattcttagatatttggttcatactctATACATTTGCTTATGCTATtctaaaggttcatcctttgaactTATCGGCTATTCAGATTCCGATTGTGCaggttgtaaagtggataggaagagtacatcagggacttaccaattcttgggtaggtccttggtgtcttggtcctcaaagaaataaaattccgtagccctatccaTTATCGAAGCTGAGTATGTTGTTGCGGGCGCTTGTTGCGcacaactactttggatgaggcaaaccttgagagctatggctacaacatgaccaaagttccacttttatgtgacaatgagagtgccatcaaaatagccaacaatcccgtataATACTCACGAACAAAACATATAGACATCTGTTACTATTTCTtaagagaccactcaaccaaaggggatatcgatattcaccatatgagaacaaaaaaaataactagccgatatcATCATCAAGCCattagacgagcaaaggttttgtgagttgagaagtgagctaaatatcctagattctcgtgACATAGCTTGATATACTGCATGCAAttgattgttttagctttgtAGCTTTGATAGCTAGAGGTTtgcaaaaatttcttttgagtgctattttaaaaaatatttgattctttgatcttatgatcataATTTATTACTTGTGATTATAGCTATGTATTGTTGTCTGTTGGCTGATCTCAAGTGgtaaaaatatcttatatgtccaacaatcCATCTCCTAAAGATCCTCGTCGAATCTTATCTCCAAAATCTATCTCAGCCTTTCTCCAGAACCCTAAGACCAACCCCAACCGTTTCCTTCCCTTCCCACTCCAAAATCCCTTCCCAGCAGGATTCCCTTCCTAgattcattcccttcaggattcTGCACTCCAACAGCATTCCCTTCCCCATTCCCTTCTCCAACAGACTTtcaatattttaatatatttggtACCGAATCCGTATATTTACGATGAATGCGTTTATACGGCGTATGCAGTACGGGATTAGAGTGTTGACTGGGTAGACGGCTTGTGGTGGAAGGAAACGTTGGACTTTTGAAGCGGCTTGCAATGGAAGCTACCGAAGTGTGGCTTCGCAGGGAAGATTTGTACCACTACAAAAGGGCCGGCATGCTCATAGCGGACTCACACTAGTGCCTCATTTTCCAAATACAAGATGAACTCCTCAGATtcggaggaaatgatgatgttcTCCTCAGATTCGAGTGACGAAGAGGACAAGCTGCTTGTACTAATTGccatcgaggaggaagaagcaggaGCTGCGCGTCGTAGCAGGAAGCGTGGGTCGATGCCCGGCCATGCGGTTATAGACCGGCAACACCGCGAAGGTGCTGCTAGGCTGTACAACGACTACTTCGCCGACAACCCTGTGTACGGCGATATCCTGTTTCGTCGGAGGTAAGTTCGATTTTGTAATGGAAGCCGTAACCTTCCTTGTGTGCACTGAGTCATGTATGTTCACGCACCCAGGTTTCGTATGTCGCGGCGGTTGTTCTTGCGTATTGCGGCCGCTGTGGAGGAGCATGACACCTGGTTCAGGCAGAGAAGGGATGCAACGGGGAAGCTCGGGCTTAGCCCCTTGCAAAAAATGACAGCGGCCATACGGCAACTAGCATACGGAGTCAGTTCCGATGCAGTTGACGAGTACGTGCGGATAGGGGCGAGCACGGCGATGATGGCATTACGGAAATATGTGCAAGCTATTGTGGAGGTGTTCGGAGAAGAATATCTCCGGGCTCCCAATGAAACTGACACCGCCCGTCTCCTGGCAGAAGGCGAGCGCCGTGGGTTTCCCGGGATGCTCGGGAGCatcgattgcatgcattgggtaTGGAAGAACTGTCCAAAAGCGTGGCATGGCGCGTACACAGGCCATACTCGCAAGCCTTCTATAGTTTTGGAGGCGGTTGCGTCGTATGACTTATGGATATGGCATGCTTTTTTTGGCATGCCTGGGAGTCTTAACGATATAAACGTATTGCACCGCTCTAACTTATTTACTAGGCTTATCGATGGGAGTACCCCACCTGTGTCGTACATCATAAATGGTAACAGGTACGACATGGGATACTACCTCGGCGATGGCATATACCCCGAATGGGCGACCATAATGAAGGCAATTCCTGCTCCACGAGGCAACAAGAGCATCCATTTCTCCGCGATGCAAGCTGCTCTCCGGAAGGATGTCGAACGTGCATTTGGTGTGTTGCAAGCTAGGTTTGCTATTGTTCACGGACCGGCTAGAGTATGGGATCAGTCTACATTGCACAATATCATGACCGCCTGTGTTattatgcacaacatgataattgagGACGAGCGTGGTACCGCTTCCCCAGTGCAGGTGTTCGACTTCATGGGGGAACCAACTCAAGTCCATCGAAGTGGTGACGAAGGTGTCCTGCATTATGTCGAAACAACTCAAGCTATCCGCAACCATGCAGTGCACCGCCAATTACGTGCTGACCTTGTGGAGCACCTTTGGAGTATTCATGGAGCACAGTAGAATTCAGAAATTATGTATTCCATAAGCTAGTTTCAAGCATGTAGTTTGGTTTTATGTTCCCAATAGGGTCACCGTTTCGCATGTACTTTGGTTTGATGTTTCCAGTACGGTCGGCTTTGGCATGTACTTTGGTTTGTAATGCTACTACTACGAATCAATACATGAACCACTATTGCAGTCCTCAATGAAAGTTCTTGAATGTGACAAATATTGCAAACCAAAGGTAAATGTTCCAAACGTTGTACAGTACCATCACACACACATGTCCATCCATATTACAGTCCAAATAACAAATGCTTGACTAGTTCACTACTGGAGCTACTCTCGGTTCTCCAGGAGCTTCCACCGCGCCATTATGTCTTCCTGGCGCTTCCTATAATACTCTCGCAGGGGTCCTGAAACGGTGTCCAAATCAACCTTCATAATTCTTTCGTCTTGGTCATTCATTCGGACAGTGGCTTGGAGCCGCATCACCTCCAGCTGCTCCTTCTTAAGCTCCACCATAACTTTCTTTGTTTCACTGATGTCCTGCAATTGTCTTTCATATGCTCCTCCGGACACAGTAGGAACTGAAGACTGAGACGGTGACTTGCGGGCTCGGGAAGCTTTGGCTTGGTCACGGCCAATAGGTCGGGGAAGGTCCGTCGACGCGTTGGAAGCCGCATCATTTGGTACGTCGTTGCCTGCAGCTTGGCTGCACTGTGCTTCCGCAAGATCCAAGACCTTCTGCGCCTTTGCCGTTTCGTGAGCATGCCACTTTGGGTGCTCGGCCAGCAGCACCCAACAGTGTGTGTACGCGAATGGTTTGCCCTCGATTGCTTTATATGCGGAGCACGCTCGAGCCATCTGCGAAGCATGTAAATATAAGTCATGTTTGCCTATAAATGCATGGACAATTTAACCGAAAAGAAAAGTTACCTTGTCACGTTCGTTCGTGCCACTCGGGTTCAGCTGCTCCACCTTCCTGTAATGCACCGTAAATTTAGTGACTGCATCTGTGATGAGCTTCATATGATTTATGAGCGCTTTCTCGGTCCTCGGCATCATGCTTTCTTTTTTGTAAGTGTTGAAGTACTTCGCGATACGGCCCCAATATGTCTCCCTTGACTTATCCGTGCCCACAACCGGATCTTGGCTCACGTTAAGCCACGCCGACACCAACAACTCATCTTCCTCGTCTGTCCATTTTGTCCTATCAGTTTTCGcatccaccttcttcttcttcctcgaggtGACCTTCTTCCTACCCTTTTCCTCGCTCCCGAGACTAAACTGGCCTAACTCCGACTGCCCTCCAAGACCAGCAGGCTGCGAGAACTGCGAAATCTCCACTTGTGCAACGTCGGTTGACCCCCCCTGGGTACCCATGtcttcaccccccccccccaagtcaTACGGTCGAAACCGTCCTGCAGGATGCTCTCGTAAAAGGGATCCATTCGGCCCCTTGAAATAAGGTAAGATTCAGTATCTATGATATAGATCACACTTCATACAGCAACAAGCAGCTATTTATGAACAAGCAGAACATTGCTAAACATTGCTAAACATTGGTAGTAGCCCTGTCACTCAAAAATAGCAAACCGAACATTGCTGAACATTAACCATAGTACAGCAATACTTGAAGCACCAGAATGTACTCAATTCATGACCTTTCCAACACCTATGGCCTATTACTGGAACACTACTACCTAATCATGCCAATTTTTGTTGCACACCTGCATTACTGAAACACCTATGGCATATTACCAGATTATAACATCTTTAACCGATGCATCTAGCAAATGTACCTAATCAAGGTTGCACACCTGCATGACCTGCATGACCAAGCTACAAAAATACCACACTATAGCCACTAAAGGGTACCTGCAGTCGGCTATTGTTTGTTCTTCATGAAACATAACACAAACATAGAGGGCATGTCCTCAGAAACAAAGTGATGTACTATCCATGGACTAGTAGAAGAAATTAACATGCGAAGAACATTATTACCAGAATATAACAGCTCTAACCGATGCATCTAGACAATGTACCTAATCAGGGTTGCACACCTGCATGACCTGCATGACCAAGCTACAAAAATACCACACTATAGCCACTAAAGGCTACCTGCAGTCGGCTATTGTTTGTTCTTCATGAAACATAAGACACACATAGAGGGGATGTCCTCAGAAACAAAGTGATGTAGTATCCATGGACCAGACAAGAAATTAACATGTGAAGAACATTATTATTGCAATACTGATACATTACACAGTGGGGACAATAATGCTGATAGCGGTTCAGTTCATCACACAGGTTTAGCCGGCATCAAACAAGCTTTGTAGGGCTACCAACCAAAGTTCTGGCACCAGTTGCTCATCGCAGAACACCACGACAACGAAAGACACCTATCTATCCTAACCGGCAGCCAGATTGCAGCCGCTAGGACCTATCGGACTCAACTGAACCGCAATCTTCACTACTGGAGCATAGCACCTCATCGGAGCTCCCTTCACATTGGTCCGAGTCATCGCCGGCGAGGTTCAAGGcagcccatgcctctccttcctccccaaCGCTACTcctgtcctcctcctcggtaCGCACGGACAGAGAACACCGGCGCATGGCATCCTCCACCTGGAACACTAGCTAACCCAAATCGGCGGCAATTGCATCGACTTGCAAAAGGGCCATGTTCAGATCGACAGACGCTGGTGTGCTCTCGGGGCTCATGTTGTCGGATGCTACCTTCTTCAACGCGTCAGCCGCATCCTGGATTTGGTCTTGCATCAACGACACAAGCttcgccagcgccgccgcgtcCATCTACATAGTTCACCACGACAATCCCATCAGGCCGATGAGTCCCCTTCACCGTCGGCATCATAAGTTCCCCCCGCCCCAGTACGGAAGTAATCCGCCCTcccaccgccatcgccgccaATGTGCGCAGCACAGGGCCTAAGCACCCCCTGCGATGCCTCCATCACCCACCCCGTCCGAGCTACCCCCTTGTCCGTCAACGAAGCAATCGCCCACCGTCGCCGTTCCCCCCTGTCCAACCATCGCTCCATGTGCCGAAGGCGCCGCCTCCCCCCCCCTTCCTCCTTCCCCCGCCGCACAAGGACCGACGACCCTCCCGACCCTTCCGACCCCCCTACCCTTCCCTGGATCTACTAGTCATATACGGCCAAGCTATTGTGGGCGTACCTGCCGTCGATTCGACGCTGCGCCGCCTGGCCGCCTCCGCCGACGTCGCCGCTCCCGTCCCTGCGCGGTCGACCTGCCCCCGTCGCTCGAGTCGCCGGCCCGCCGACCCTTGCGCCTCCGTCCTCCCGGCTCGTGCCGCCTCCGCTTCGCCTCTCCTAGACGGCTTCCGCACCAGCGCGCGACGCCAACTGCCGGACCGCTGGCCGCTCTCCGTCTgcgcgaagggaacggagagaggttcccacggccgagggaacctctctcctttcccgtcCCACGCCGCGCCGGGAGGGGAATCAATTGGGCGTGCTTGCCCGTTCCCGTCTCGGGCGTTTTCCCATCGCGAAGGGAATGCGGCCCGGGACGGGAACCCGTTGGGTTCGGTCTAAGGGTCTAGTCTAGcccggaatatccggattcTGGAGGCCCTTAGCCTCTGATGGCTCTATCGAGTTGAAagaacccagagtctctgggtccACTCGGTTACTCCGGATTCTGTCACTCAACCTGGAGTGTCCGGGTTCCCCTCAGGGAGAGCTTCTCGATTTGGAGTTTAAAtccaacccagagtctccgagtccacccggagtctctgggttatcTATTCAATAATCTCCACCCTGAGAGAATACCTCTTCATTGCATCTTTCCAACTCCTCTTTCCTCCTTCCACCGTGGTGATCCTCCCCTCCGGTGATCTCAAGCTTCGATCATGGGATTCCAAAGTTCTTCACCTAGAGACTTCCTCCAGTGCTCGGATTCCCCGGCCTACCCTCCAGATCGTCTTCGAGTGCCTCATTTAACCTAAAGGTACATCTCAAGTTCAATCCACCCAATCTCTCAATACCATACCTTAGAGTCAAATCCCTTTGGTAAAGATGCTCTATTTCCTTCCTAGATTCACATATCTTACCTTAAGGGCTTGCAAATACATTAGACACATCCTCCTTACCCTAAGTTTTTGTTTCGGGGTCGGgcaactcggagtctccgggatgACCCAGATATTCCGGGTTGTCCAGAAGTTGTGTATCCAGTTTATGTTCCTCAATTCAAATTCTTGAGCAAATCTTCTCATATCTCAAGCATATCTTTCATGTGTATCTCATGACTTATTAAGATGGGAGGAGATCATTTTGTTGGTCATGCATTTCCTCGGAGAACAAAAGCCAGACATGATCCGCTAGCACAAAGTGATGCTCCTCCGTAGGAAACTGAGGGCAATGGCAGGGGCAGCCGTGGTGGACATGGTCGCGCTCGCAAGGCTGTTCGGAAGGTATCGGTCTCATCAGGAGGTATTCACATTAATGAGCCAGCACCAACCACAAATTTGCCTCGTGGCGGAACAAAGATGCAAacaatgagagggagaggaaaaggaaaggatgtgGTCTCTGGTTCAAGGACTCAAAGGCAAGATGGCATTGAAGAggaacaagagaaacaagaggaAAATCCTATTTTGGCCCCTTTGAAGATTCATAGGCCCTACAGGACATATGCAGCAAACCAGATGCCTAGAGCGGTAGTTGATTACATGAAGAAATCAAGCAAGTGCAAGAGAGATAGATATGGAAATCCTTTCAtatatgagaagaatgtgtCAGATCATCATTTTTGAAATGATTTCTAAGCTGATTTTTATGAGACAGTGATCCTCAGAAAGAAGAATACAGTCACCCTAATGCAGTGGATAGATTGGGATTACATGGCAAATAAGGTGATCCTACTTTCAATGAAGTAATTTCAGCTTGTGAGGACAAGAGGGTCAAAAACATCATGGATCTAAAGTGTGATTGGAGTGTGGAAGTCATagcacaattctatgccactCTTTGCTATAACCATGAGgaaaactaaaccatattttGGATGATCGAATGAGAGCAATACAAGATCTCATATCGGACTTTTGCTCgcttgtttggatttgatgtccgTGACACGAGCAAGATAAAGATTTATGTTGAAGAACAACTCTCCGCCAAAGATATAGATTTTATGTATGAAAATCATGGTTAAGTGACATATGGCTCAACCAAAGGCATGAGACCTTTTTACAAGTGTCTAAATTCCTTGTTCCGTTCCACTTTAAATCCTAAAAGTGGCGATGCCACTACGATTCAAGGTATATCAAGAACTAGGATATCAATGAAGATGATTTGTTTAGTGTGGTGGACTTTCCTTGGGAGGAAATCCACATTACCTCCTACACTTCTAGCAAGAGTTGTGCCTATGCACCATACATCATGTACATGATTAAAAATgtcacaaagaaaaacttcttcAAGGGTGAAGCATAGGCCCTATAGGATGAGGTTAGTGAGTTCTAAGTCAACTTCATCTATTTCACCATCGCTTCCTTTGACTCTTCCAAGATCAGCTCCTAGTGAAACACAAAAGGTAGCACCAAGATGAACATCTTCCTCACGTGGCTCTCCATCTTTTATCAAGAATACACTCAAGGCCATCTTCCTCCCGTAGTAGTAGTAATAGATATTAATGTTCTCTCCAAATAATTATTTCAGTTCATTAGTTAGCAGTACATCTACTTTTAAGAGGGCAAAGACTATTTAATACATTCAGTTTAAGACTAACTTGAGAACAAATCAAAGACGAATGGATTAACCCGTCTATAAGAGCCTTCACATCTATGGTAATGGTAGGTCTTAAATCCGCGGAA
This genomic window from Phragmites australis chromosome 7, lpPhrAust1.1, whole genome shotgun sequence contains:
- the LOC133925490 gene encoding uncharacterized protein LOC133925490 — its product is MNSSDSEEMMMFSSDSSDEEDKLLVLIAIEEEEAGAARRSRKRGSMPGHAVIDRQHREGAARLYNDYFADNPVYGDILFRRRFRMSRRLFLRIAAAVEEHDTWFRQRRDATGKLGLSPLQKMTAAIRQLAYGVSSDAVDEYVRIGASTAMMALRKYVQAIVEVFGEEYLRAPNETDTARLLAEGERRGFPGMLGSIDCMHWVWKNCPKAWHGAYTGHTRKPSIVLEAVASYDLWIWHAFFGMPGSLNDINVLHRSNLFTRLIDGSTPPVSYIINGNRYDMGYYLGDGIYPEWATIMKAIPAPRGNKSIHFSAMQAALRKDVERAFGVLQARFAIVHGPARVWDQSTLHNIMTACVIMHNMIIEDERGTASPVQVFDFMGEPTQVHRSGDEGVLHYVETTQAIRNHAVHRQLRADLVEHLWSIHGAQ
- the LOC133925491 gene encoding glutathione S-transferase T3-like; this encodes MGTQGGSTDVAQVEISQFSQPAGLGGQSELGQFSLGSEEKGRKKVTSRKKKKVDAKTDRTKWTDEEDELLVSAWLNVSQDPVVGTDKSRETYWGRIAKYFNTYKKESMMPRTEKALINHMKLITDAVTKFTVHYRKVEQLNPSGTNERDKMARACSAYKAIEGKPFAYTHCWVLLAEHPKWHAHETAKAQKVLDLAEAQCSQAAGNDVPNDAASNASTDLPRPIGRDQAKASRARKSPSQSSVPTVSGGAYERQLQDISETKKVMVELKKEQLEVMRLQATVRMNDQDERIMKVDLDTVSGPLREYYRKRQEDIMARWKLLENRE